One window of the Benincasa hispida cultivar B227 chromosome 3, ASM972705v1, whole genome shotgun sequence genome contains the following:
- the LOC120074076 gene encoding protein S-acyltransferase 10, with amino-acid sequence MIMDVCRPRDFLDRIMERYIRFFPCLSDPVRRSSLGLKVALVMLHLVYAGLLFAFDRHLIEEAKIKPWYTASYFLLFVATLIQYFVTSCSSPGYVLDAMRAANEKDIAVRKASKQPASSKNVNVVVTIDWKPAEKTVQADVSSWAKMVMDMYPPGTSHRNFTCSYCHVEQPPRTKHCHDCDRCVLQFDHHCVWLGTCIGQGNHCRFWWYIFEETALCLWTGIWFISYLKADIARAWWKDVIVIVLLITLSIALIFLLLLLLFHSYLVLTNQTTYELVRRRRIFYLRSIPERVYPFSKGVCRNLYDFCCNRSNIYNLEPLPSAQVLEERSRPYTCSDITRCRCC; translated from the exons ATGATCATGGATGTTTGCCGCCCTCGCGACTTCTTGGATCGAATAATGGAGCGATACATTCGCTTTTTCCCCTGTCTCTCCGATCCTG TTCGAAGATCTTCGTTGGGATTAAAAGTAGCATTGGTGATGCTGCACCTTGTTTATGCTGGACTTCTCTTTGCATTCGACCGGCATTTGATTGAAGAAGCTAAAATTAAACCGTG GTACACAGCTTCATATTTCTTGCTTTTCGTTGCTACCCTTATTCAATACTTTGTAACATCATGCTCGTCTCCTGG CTATGTCCTTGATGCAATGAGAGCTGCTAATGAGAAAGATATTGCTGTTAGAAAGGCATCAAA ACAACCTGCTTCAAGCAAAAATGTAAATGTGGTTGTTACTATAGACTGGAAGCCTGCCGAAAAAACTGTTCAGGCAGATGTAAGTTCGTGGGCAAAGATGGTGATGGACATGTATCCCCCTGGAACATCACATAG AAATTTTACGTGCTCCTATTGTCATGTAGAGCAG CCTCCACGGACGAAGCATTGCCATGATTGTGATCGATGCGTACTTCAGTTTGATCATCACTGTGTTTGGCTTGGGACATGTATTGGCCAGGGCAATCATTGTCGATTCTG GTGGTACATTTTTGAGGAGACAGCTTTATGTTTGTGGACTGGAATATGGTTCATTTCATACCTCAAGGCTGATATAGCACGGGCATG GTGGAAGGATGTCATTGTCATTGTACTGCTGATTACCTTATCAATTGCCTTGATATTTCTACTTCTCTTGCTTCTATTTCATAG CTATCTTGTTCTTACGAATCAGACTACGTACGAACTTGTTAGACGTAGGCGAATCTTTTACTTAAG GAGCATTCCTGAAAGAGTTTATCCCTTCAGCAAAGGAGTTTGCCGTAATTTGTACGATTTCTGTTGTAATAGAAGCAACATATATAACTTGGAGCCCCTGCCTTCGGCTCAGGTACTCGAAGAGAGATCAAGACCATACACGTGTTCAGACATCACGAGGTGTAGATGCTGCTGA